One genomic window of Neisseria sp. oral taxon 014 str. F0314 includes the following:
- the yccS gene encoding YccS family putative transporter, with product MRTPPLKPLIITSLPVFASVSAAAALVWYFDAPKLAMPFVLGIIAGGLVDLDNRLTGRLKNIIVTVILFSLASLLTQMTLGTGLPFILTMTAMTFCFTLLGAIGLRYRTFAFGALAVATYTTLTYTPETFWLTNPVMILFGTLLYSTCTLFFHIIFPHRPVQESVAAAYESLGGYFDAKADFFDPDEAEWLGNRQIDLAMRNAGVIAAFNQCRAALFYRMRGQHRHPRTARMLRYYFVVQDIHERASSAHVDYSELADRLKNTDLIFRIRRLLEMQGQACRNVAESLRSGRPYRYSKRLARAMEGCRQSLEVYAEQHSGSDVHNLRQLLNNLGSVDHQLRHLANNDSATALEGESDATRIANPENNGLKNVWQTIRSQLNLESPVFRHAVRLSILVAAACTIVGVFRLTLGYWILLTAIFVCQPNYSATKSRVYQRIAGTVLGVVVGSLVPYFTPSVETKLWIVIACTTLFFMSRSYKYSFSTFFITIQALTSFSLAGLDVYSAMPIRIIDTVIGAVLAWAAVSYLWPDWRYLTLDRTSAQAVQSNGAYLRAILDQLKNGSADDVGYRTIRRRAYESTAALSSTLSDMSGNPEKYGSRLQDGFTLLKTGYALTGNISALGAYRSQMAQDCGDSFAEGFYRAAYQTADLLEHMPQADESAFQTALSDIRAGLEALRGQIPDNRQSYVLWQQLSLIVRQLAPCHQALARLKRPTASATANTAKAV from the coding sequence ATGAGAACCCCGCCGCTCAAACCGCTCATCATCACTTCGCTGCCCGTGTTCGCCAGCGTGTCCGCCGCCGCCGCGCTGGTGTGGTACTTCGACGCGCCCAAGCTGGCCATGCCCTTCGTACTGGGCATCATCGCCGGCGGCCTGGTCGATTTGGACAACCGGCTGACAGGCCGTCTGAAAAACATCATCGTTACCGTGATTTTGTTTTCGCTCGCCTCGCTGCTGACGCAGATGACGCTGGGCACGGGGCTGCCGTTTATCCTGACGATGACGGCGATGACGTTCTGTTTCACGCTGCTGGGCGCCATCGGGCTGCGCTACCGCACCTTCGCCTTCGGCGCGCTGGCGGTGGCGACCTATACCACGCTGACCTACACGCCGGAAACGTTCTGGCTGACCAATCCGGTGATGATTCTGTTCGGCACGCTGCTTTACAGCACCTGCACCTTGTTTTTCCACATTATTTTCCCGCACCGGCCGGTACAGGAAAGCGTGGCGGCCGCCTATGAGTCGCTGGGCGGCTATTTCGACGCCAAAGCCGACTTTTTCGACCCCGACGAGGCGGAGTGGCTGGGCAACCGCCAAATCGATCTGGCGATGCGCAACGCGGGCGTGATTGCCGCGTTCAACCAATGCCGCGCCGCGCTGTTTTACCGGATGCGCGGCCAGCACCGCCACCCGCGCACGGCGCGTATGCTGCGCTATTACTTCGTAGTGCAGGACATCCACGAGCGCGCCAGCTCGGCACACGTCGACTATAGCGAACTGGCCGACCGCCTGAAAAACACCGACCTGATTTTCCGCATCCGCCGCCTGCTCGAAATGCAGGGGCAGGCCTGCCGCAACGTAGCCGAAAGCCTGCGCAGCGGCCGGCCCTACCGTTACAGCAAACGACTGGCGCGCGCGATGGAGGGCTGCCGCCAGTCGCTGGAGGTGTATGCGGAACAGCACAGCGGCAGCGATGTGCACAACCTGCGCCAACTGCTCAACAATCTCGGCAGCGTCGACCACCAGCTCAGACACTTGGCCAACAACGACAGCGCCACCGCGCTGGAAGGCGAATCCGACGCAACCCGCATCGCCAACCCCGAAAACAACGGCCTGAAAAACGTCTGGCAGACCATACGCAGCCAGCTCAATCTGGAATCGCCCGTGTTCCGCCACGCCGTGCGCCTGTCGATTCTGGTCGCCGCCGCCTGCACCATCGTCGGCGTATTCCGGCTCACGCTGGGCTACTGGATTCTGCTGACCGCGATATTCGTCTGCCAGCCCAACTATTCCGCCACCAAAAGCCGCGTTTACCAGCGCATCGCCGGCACCGTGCTGGGCGTGGTGGTCGGTTCGCTCGTCCCCTATTTCACCCCGTCGGTGGAAACCAAACTGTGGATCGTCATCGCCTGCACCACCCTGTTTTTCATGTCCCGCTCCTATAAATACAGCTTTTCCACCTTCTTCATCACCATACAGGCACTGACCAGCTTTTCACTGGCGGGGCTGGACGTATACAGCGCCATGCCGATACGCATCATCGACACCGTTATCGGCGCCGTGCTGGCATGGGCCGCCGTGTCCTACCTCTGGCCCGACTGGCGCTACCTCACGCTGGACCGCACTTCGGCGCAGGCCGTGCAGAGCAACGGCGCCTACCTGCGCGCCATTCTCGACCAGCTTAAAAACGGCAGTGCGGACGATGTCGGCTACCGCACTATCCGCCGCCGCGCCTATGAAAGCACCGCCGCCCTCAGCAGCACCCTTTCCGATATGAGCGGCAATCCGGAAAAATACGGCAGCCGCCTGCAAGACGGCTTCACCCTGCTGAAAACAGGCTACGCGCTTACCGGCAACATCTCCGCCCTCGGCGCATACCGCAGCCAGATGGCGCAGGACTGCGGCGACAGTTTCGCCGAAGGCTTCTACCGTGCCGCCTACCAAACCGCCGACCTGCTCGAACACATGCCGCAAGCCGACGAATCCGCTTTTCAGACGGCCTTATCCGACATCCGCGCCGGCCTGGAAGCCCTGCGCGGCCAAATTCCCGACAACCGCCAAAGCTATGTCCTGTGGCAGCAGTTGAGCCTGATAGTCCGCCAGCTCGCCCCCTGCCATCAGGCGCTGGCGCGCCTGAAACGCCCAACCGCATCGGCAACGGCTAACACCGCAAAGGCCGTCTGA
- a CDS encoding BolA family protein: MLTPQQVKSLIENVAECEHVEVEGDGHHFFAVIVSSAFEGKTRLARHRLIKDGLKTHLQSNELHALSISVAATPAEWAAKQ; the protein is encoded by the coding sequence ATGCTGACCCCGCAACAGGTAAAAAGCCTGATTGAAAACGTCGCCGAATGCGAACATGTCGAAGTCGAAGGCGACGGACACCACTTTTTCGCCGTCATCGTCTCATCCGCGTTCGAAGGCAAAACCCGCCTCGCCCGCCACCGCCTGATTAAAGACGGCTTAAAAACCCACCTGCAAAGCAACGAGTTGCACGCCCTGTCGATTTCCGTGGCGGCCACGCCGGCAGAATGGGCGGCAAAACAATAA
- the mnmE gene encoding tRNA uridine-5-carboxymethylaminomethyl(34) synthesis GTPase MnmE — translation MSASQPTIAAIATAPGRGGVGVIRLSGKNLLPLAQTLSGGKTPKPRTALYTDFLGGDGQPIDNGILLYFAAPASFTGEDVVELQGHGGPVVMDMLLSRCLELGARMAQPGEFTKRAFLNNKLDLAQAESVADLIDASSKSAARMALRSLKGAFSRHIHELVDDLITLRMLVEATLDFPEEDIDFLEAADARGKLQALQGRLKTVLASAEQGAILREGMNVVLVGAPNVGKSSLLNALAGDDIAIVTDIAGTTRDTVREQITLDGVPVHIIDTAGLRETDDVVEQIGIERSRKAVSEADVALILIDPREGVNAKTQAILNSLPAGLKKIEIHNKADLTGEPVAVRSGGLAQTGADTVISLSAKTGAGLDLLKHALLQEVGWQGESESLFLARSRHLNALHEAEAELENAALCDNNQIELFAEHLRLAQNACSEITGEFTADDLLGVIFSRFCIGK, via the coding sequence ATGTCCGCATCCCAACCCACCATCGCCGCCATCGCCACCGCCCCCGGACGCGGCGGCGTCGGCGTTATCCGTCTTTCCGGCAAAAACCTGCTGCCTTTGGCGCAAACCCTCAGCGGCGGCAAAACGCCCAAACCGCGTACCGCGCTTTACACCGACTTTCTCGGCGGCGACGGACAGCCGATAGACAACGGCATCCTGCTCTACTTCGCCGCCCCCGCCAGCTTTACCGGCGAAGATGTGGTTGAATTGCAGGGACACGGCGGCCCCGTCGTGATGGATATGCTGCTTTCGCGCTGCCTCGAACTGGGCGCGCGTATGGCCCAGCCGGGCGAATTTACCAAACGCGCCTTCCTCAACAACAAACTCGACCTTGCCCAAGCCGAAAGCGTCGCCGACCTCATCGACGCCTCCAGCAAGTCTGCCGCACGCATGGCGTTGCGTTCGCTCAAGGGCGCGTTTTCCCGACACATACACGAACTGGTGGACGACCTCATTACCCTGCGGATGCTGGTCGAAGCCACGCTGGACTTCCCCGAAGAAGACATCGACTTTCTCGAAGCCGCCGACGCGCGCGGCAAGCTCCAAGCCCTGCAAGGCCGTCTGAAAACCGTCCTTGCCAGCGCGGAACAAGGCGCGATTTTGCGCGAAGGCATGAACGTCGTCCTCGTCGGCGCGCCCAACGTCGGCAAATCCAGCCTGCTCAACGCCTTGGCGGGCGACGATATCGCCATCGTAACCGACATCGCCGGCACCACCCGCGACACCGTGCGCGAACAAATCACCCTCGACGGCGTGCCCGTCCACATCATCGACACCGCCGGCCTGCGCGAAACCGACGACGTGGTCGAACAAATCGGCATCGAACGCAGCCGCAAAGCCGTCTCCGAAGCCGATGTCGCCCTGATTCTGATTGACCCGCGCGAAGGCGTGAACGCCAAAACTCAAGCCATTTTGAACAGCCTGCCCGCAGGTTTGAAAAAAATCGAAATCCACAACAAAGCCGATCTGACCGGCGAACCCGTCGCCGTCCGTTCAGGCGGCCTCGCGCAAACCGGCGCGGACACCGTCATCAGCCTGTCCGCCAAAACCGGCGCGGGTCTCGACTTGCTCAAACACGCGCTGTTGCAGGAAGTCGGCTGGCAGGGCGAAAGCGAAAGCCTGTTCCTCGCCCGCAGCCGCCACCTCAACGCCTTACATGAAGCCGAAGCCGAGCTGGAAAACGCCGCCCTCTGCGACAACAACCAAATCGAGCTTTTCGCCGAACACCTGCGCCTCGCCCAAAACGCGTGCAGCGAAATCACCGGCGAATTTACCGCCGACGATTTGCTGGGCGTGATTTTCTCGCGCTTCTGCATCGGCAAATAA
- the ftsY gene encoding signal recognition particle-docking protein FtsY: MFSFFRRKKKQETPEPVEQGQNEAAAAEAAAGQPDQEERPSENAAEEAVGSETLADNAMPSETAAEPEPEPEPEPEPEPEPEPEPEPEPEPEPEPEPEPSAPAEEAARPSWAARLRQGLAKSRNQMAKSLAGVFGGGQIDEDLYEELETVLITSDMGMEATEYLMKDVRNRVSLKGLKDGNELRGALKEAVYDLIKPLEKPLVLPETKEPFVIMLAGINGAGKTTSIGKLAKYFQAQGKSVLLAAGDTFRAAAREQLQAWGERNNVTVISQTTGDSAAVCFDAVQAAKARGIDIVLADTAGRLPTQLHLMEEIKKVKRVLQKAMPDAPHEIIVVLDANIGQNAVNQVKAFDEALGLTGLIVTKLDGTAKGGILAALASDRPVPVRYIGVGEGIDDLRPFNARAFVDALLD; the protein is encoded by the coding sequence ATGTTCAGTTTTTTCCGCCGTAAGAAAAAACAGGAAACCCCCGAACCTGTCGAACAGGGGCAGAACGAAGCCGCGGCCGCAGAAGCGGCGGCAGGGCAGCCCGATCAGGAAGAGAGGCCGTCTGAAAATGCGGCGGAAGAGGCGGTTGGCTCCGAAACGCTTGCAGATAACGCGATGCCGTCTGAAACTGCCGCCGAACCCGAACCCGAACCCGAACCCGAACCCGAACCCGAACCCGAACCCGAACCCGAACCCGAACCCGAACCCGAACCCGAACCCGAACCCGAACCCGAACCGTCCGCGCCTGCGGAAGAAGCCGCCAGACCGAGCTGGGCGGCGCGTCTGCGGCAGGGTTTGGCCAAATCGCGCAACCAAATGGCCAAATCGCTGGCGGGCGTGTTCGGCGGCGGGCAAATCGACGAAGATTTGTACGAAGAGCTGGAAACCGTGCTGATTACCAGCGATATGGGCATGGAAGCCACCGAATACCTGATGAAAGACGTGCGCAACCGCGTCAGCCTCAAGGGGCTGAAAGACGGCAACGAGTTGCGCGGCGCGTTGAAGGAAGCGGTTTACGACCTGATTAAGCCGTTGGAAAAACCGCTGGTGTTGCCCGAAACGAAAGAGCCGTTCGTCATCATGCTGGCGGGCATCAACGGCGCGGGTAAAACCACCTCCATCGGCAAACTCGCCAAATATTTCCAAGCGCAGGGCAAATCCGTGCTGCTTGCCGCCGGCGACACCTTCCGCGCCGCCGCCCGCGAGCAGCTTCAGGCATGGGGCGAACGCAACAACGTTACCGTCATTTCGCAAACCACGGGCGATTCCGCCGCCGTCTGCTTCGACGCCGTCCAAGCCGCCAAAGCGCGCGGCATCGACATCGTGCTTGCCGACACCGCCGGCCGCCTGCCCACGCAGCTTCATTTGATGGAAGAAATCAAAAAAGTGAAGCGCGTGCTGCAAAAAGCCATGCCCGACGCGCCGCACGAAATCATCGTCGTCCTCGATGCCAACATCGGGCAAAACGCCGTCAACCAAGTCAAAGCCTTCGATGAGGCGCTGGGGCTGACCGGTCTGATTGTGACCAAACTCGACGGCACGGCAAAAGGCGGCATCCTCGCCGCGCTTGCCTCCGACCGCCCCGTCCCCGTCCGCTACATCGGCGTGGGCGAAGGCATAGACGATTTGCGCCCGTTTAACGCGCGTGCGTTTGTGGACGCGTTGCTGGATTGA
- a CDS encoding EamA family transporter, with amino-acid sequence MGSNAWLFWALASAGFASLTAIFAKMGLQGIDSDFATFIRTLVILAALVLFLTYTGKWQGVNGFTGRNWTFLILSGLATGASWLAYFKALQLGNASQVAPVDKFSLVLVALMAVVFLDERPSTQEWVGLGLVTAGVLTLALKR; translated from the coding sequence ATGGGCAGCAACGCATGGCTTTTCTGGGCATTGGCTTCCGCAGGCTTCGCCTCGCTGACGGCGATTTTCGCCAAAATGGGTTTGCAGGGCATCGATTCGGATTTTGCCACCTTCATCCGCACGTTGGTCATCCTCGCCGCGCTGGTTTTGTTTCTGACCTATACCGGCAAATGGCAGGGCGTGAACGGGTTCACCGGAAGAAACTGGACATTCCTGATTCTCTCCGGCCTCGCCACCGGCGCATCCTGGCTCGCCTACTTCAAAGCCCTGCAACTGGGCAACGCCTCGCAAGTCGCCCCTGTCGATAAATTCAGCTTGGTTTTGGTCGCGCTGATGGCGGTGGTTTTTCTGGACGAACGCCCCAGCACGCAGGAATGGGTAGGCTTGGGGCTGGTTACGGCGGGTGTGCTGACGTTGGCTTTGAAGCGGTAA
- a CDS encoding formate--tetrahydrofolate ligase produces MSFKTDAEIAQSSTMRPIGEIAAKLGLNVDNIEPYGHYKAKINPAEAFKLPQKQGRLILVTAINPTPAGEGKTTVTIGLADALRHIGKDSVIALREPSLGPVFGVKGGAAGGGYAQVLPMEDINLHFTGDFHAIGAANNLLAAMLDNHIYQGNELNIDPKRVLWRRVVDMNDRQLRNIIDGMGKPVDGVIRPDGFDITVASEVMAVFCLAKDIGDLKERLGNILVAYAKDGSPVYAKDLKAHGAMAALLKDAIKPNLVQTIEGTPAFVHGGPFANIAHGCNSVTATRLAKHLADYAVTEAGFGADLGAEKFCDIKCRLAGLKPDAAVVVATVRALKYNGGVERANLGEENLEALAKGLPNLLKHISNLKNVFGLPVVVAINRFVSDSDVELAMIEKACAEHGVEVSLTEVWGKGGAGGADLARKVVNAIDNQPNNFSFAYDVELSIKDKIRAIAQKVYGAEDVDFSAEASAEIASLEKLGLDKMPVCMAKTQYSLSDNAKLLGCPEGFRITVRGITVSAGAGFIVALCGNMMKMPGLPKVPAAEKIDVDADGVIHGLF; encoded by the coding sequence ATGAGCTTCAAAACCGATGCCGAAATCGCCCAATCTTCCACCATGCGTCCGATTGGCGAAATTGCCGCCAAGCTGGGTTTGAACGTTGACAATATCGAACCCTACGGCCATTACAAAGCCAAAATCAATCCTGCCGAAGCGTTCAAACTGCCGCAAAAACAAGGCCGTCTGATTTTGGTTACCGCCATCAACCCGACTCCGGCCGGCGAAGGCAAAACCACCGTGACCATCGGTTTGGCGGACGCGTTGCGCCACATCGGCAAAGATTCTGTTATCGCCCTGCGCGAACCTTCTTTGGGGCCTGTGTTCGGTGTTAAAGGCGGCGCGGCGGGCGGCGGCTATGCCCAAGTTTTGCCGATGGAAGACATCAATCTGCACTTTACCGGCGACTTCCACGCCATCGGTGCGGCGAATAACCTGCTCGCCGCCATGCTCGACAATCATATTTACCAAGGCAACGAGTTGAACATCGACCCCAAACGCGTGCTGTGGCGGCGCGTGGTCGATATGAACGACCGCCAGTTGCGCAACATCATCGACGGCATGGGCAAACCCGTTGACGGCGTGATTCGTCCCGACGGCTTCGACATCACCGTCGCCTCCGAAGTCATGGCGGTATTCTGCCTCGCCAAAGACATCGGCGATTTGAAAGAGCGTTTGGGCAACATCCTCGTCGCCTACGCCAAAGACGGCAGCCCCGTTTACGCCAAAGATTTGAAAGCCCACGGCGCGATGGCGGCATTGCTCAAAGACGCCATCAAGCCCAACTTGGTGCAAACCATCGAAGGCACGCCCGCCTTCGTACACGGCGGCCCCTTCGCCAACATCGCCCACGGCTGCAACTCCGTTACCGCCACCCGACTGGCGAAACACCTTGCCGATTACGCCGTAACCGAAGCAGGCTTCGGCGCAGATTTGGGCGCGGAAAAATTCTGCGATATCAAATGCCGCCTTGCCGGTTTGAAACCCGACGCAGCCGTCGTCGTCGCCACCGTCCGCGCCTTGAAATACAACGGCGGCGTAGAACGCGCCAACCTCGGCGAAGAAAACCTCGAAGCCTTGGCAAAAGGTTTGCCCAACCTGCTGAAACACATTTCCAACCTGAAAAACGTATTCGGCCTGCCCGTCGTCGTCGCCATCAACCGCTTCGTGTCCGACTCCGATGTCGAATTGGCCATGATTGAAAAAGCCTGCGCCGAACACGGCGTCGAAGTTTCCCTGACCGAAGTGTGGGGCAAAGGCGGCGCGGGCGGTGCGGATTTAGCGCGCAAAGTCGTCAACGCCATCGACAACCAACCCAATAACTTCAGCTTCGCCTACGATGTCGAGTTGAGCATCAAAGACAAAATCCGCGCCATCGCCCAAAAAGTGTACGGCGCGGAAGACGTCGATTTCAGCGCGGAAGCATCCGCCGAAATCGCCTCGCTGGAAAAACTGGGCTTGGACAAAATGCCCGTCTGCATGGCGAAAACGCAATATTCCCTCAGCGACAACGCCAAACTTTTGGGCTGCCCCGAAGGCTTCCGCATCACCGTGCGCGGCATCACCGTTTCCGCCGGCGCAGGCTTCATCGTCGCCCTGTGCGGCAACATGATGAAAATGCCCGGCCTGCCCAAAGTCCCCGCCGCCGAGAAAATCGACGTGGACGCAGACGGCGTGATCCACGGCTTGTTCTGA
- a CDS encoding lipase: protein MSNITRQQQADLAVDAYNSRTVTKPWDKPINIGGHDYKVLAVRHNRSTGYHGTVYQDVRTNEIIVAHRGTEPVLDDWLDAYIDWKMVSNSVNYQAADSEKLTRIAIEEAERFHQKRPDLPAPQITHVGHSLGGAHVEIQAYRFGHEGVTFNGYGAVGMRGVRQGDGDVTNYAKAADVVSAANAHYGKVILLAEQDDIAPMKKIGYNNKSNTAAPYAFGVAAISMGTHLSSHFVGKDSILSDRNYDRARRLADENKFMIQDYRGDVETSKNVIAAAKFATSNPIEKIEILRNRLEKYDREQERIKEIINSVPPPKSLFDSRMLHMMQNDGTRPDAGKEAYADAGKPDISKPLAKNASADEFREYGFAALLADDDDKRYAALDSLLDSDVGRGLRQNADKVYAAQEREQEMARLAEEQARQVDAPVMRMGRG from the coding sequence ATGAGTAATATCACCAGACAGCAGCAGGCTGATCTTGCAGTAGATGCCTACAATTCGCGCACCGTTACCAAACCATGGGATAAGCCTATTAATATCGGAGGACACGATTACAAAGTCCTTGCCGTCAGACACAACCGATCGACAGGCTATCATGGAACGGTGTATCAAGATGTCCGCACCAATGAAATCATCGTTGCCCACAGGGGGACAGAACCCGTTTTAGACGATTGGCTCGATGCCTATATTGATTGGAAAATGGTCTCCAACAGTGTCAACTATCAGGCTGCCGATTCGGAAAAATTGACCCGAATTGCAATTGAAGAAGCTGAACGTTTTCATCAGAAGAGACCTGATTTACCCGCTCCTCAAATTACCCACGTTGGCCATTCTCTCGGCGGCGCACATGTCGAAATTCAGGCATACCGTTTCGGGCACGAAGGTGTAACCTTTAACGGATACGGTGCGGTCGGAATGCGCGGCGTACGTCAGGGCGACGGCGATGTAACCAACTATGCCAAGGCCGCCGATGTCGTTTCCGCTGCCAATGCCCATTACGGCAAAGTCATCCTCCTGGCCGAACAGGACGACATCGCGCCGATGAAAAAAATCGGTTACAACAATAAGAGCAACACCGCAGCCCCTTATGCTTTCGGTGTTGCAGCCATATCGATGGGTACGCACTTATCCAGCCATTTCGTCGGTAAAGATTCCATCCTTTCCGACCGCAATTACGACCGCGCCCGCCGTCTTGCCGATGAAAACAAGTTTATGATTCAGGATTACCGCGGTGATGTGGAAACTTCGAAAAACGTGATTGCCGCCGCAAAATTTGCCACTTCCAATCCGATAGAGAAAATCGAAATCCTCCGCAACCGTCTGGAGAAGTACGACAGAGAGCAGGAACGGATTAAGGAGATCATCAACAGCGTACCGCCGCCGAAATCCTTGTTCGACAGCAGGATGCTGCACATGATGCAGAACGACGGCACGCGTCCCGATGCAGGGAAGGAAGCCTATGCCGACGCAGGCAAACCCGACATCAGCAAACCTTTAGCCAAAAACGCTTCTGCCGACGAATTCCGCGAATACGGTTTTGCAGCCTTGCTGGCGGATGACGATGACAAAAGGTATGCCGCTTTAGACAGCCTGCTGGATTCTGATGTCGGGCGCGGTTTGCGGCAAAACGCAGACAAGGTTTATGCCGCACAGGAACGCGAGCAGGAAATGGCGCGCTTGGCGGAAGAGCAGGCGCGGCAGGTTGATGCGCCTGTGATGCGGATGGGCCGCGGTTAG
- the orn gene encoding oligoribonuclease produces the protein MTQNASNLCWLDMEMTGLDPERERIIEVAMIITDSDLNVLAQSEVYVVHQSDELLDGMDAWNTATHGRTGLTQRVRESRLTEAEVEQKLLDFIAQWIPEKATPMCGNSIHQDRRFMVKYMPRLEAYFHYRNLDVSTLKELAKRWNPPVAKGVVKRGSHQALDDILESIEEMRYYRENFLKLPEAV, from the coding sequence ATGACTCAAAACGCAAGCAACCTCTGCTGGCTCGATATGGAAATGACCGGGCTTGATCCCGAACGCGAACGCATTATCGAAGTCGCCATGATTATTACCGACTCCGATTTGAACGTCTTGGCGCAGTCCGAAGTTTATGTCGTCCACCAAAGTGACGAACTGCTTGACGGCATGGACGCATGGAACACCGCCACCCACGGCCGCACGGGGCTAACCCAGCGCGTGCGCGAATCGCGGCTGACCGAAGCCGAAGTGGAACAGAAGCTGCTCGACTTTATCGCGCAATGGATTCCCGAAAAAGCCACGCCGATGTGCGGCAATTCCATCCATCAAGACCGCCGCTTCATGGTCAAATACATGCCGCGCCTCGAAGCGTATTTCCACTACCGCAATCTGGACGTGTCCACCCTGAAAGAACTTGCCAAACGTTGGAATCCGCCCGTTGCCAAAGGCGTGGTGAAACGCGGTTCGCATCAGGCTTTGGACGATATTCTCGAAAGCATCGAGGAAATGCGTTACTACCGCGAAAACTTCTTGAAACTGCCTGAGGCCGTCTGA